One Acidobacteriaceae bacterium genomic region harbors:
- a CDS encoding Wadjet anti-phage system protein JetD domain-containing protein yields MSWTSAEEVRKKIERRWKRGEILRALIGLESPFPLRLSLSVPSPREMALEFGRAQEWITSLRALSGTRLEWRSMRSQILGQQEIPAAVWIDRAEEAVLFLEVQDDAKCFRALQAATTALVPEVLPWLGANPFQVLALNADWGLILQVVAWMKTRSAQKIYTRQIDLPGVDTKFVELHAGVLAELFELVTDHSMEGMPNESTDFHARFGFLRELPRVRFRVLDPEIRFALLPNKPDVELDAESFAALRLPLKRVFVTENKTNFLAFPEFEDSIVVFGSGYGMRAFGLAQWVHQLPLYYWGDIDTHGFAILNELRTVFPHAQSFLMDRETLFNHQNSWTTELTPVKHSLKLLNPDEMALFMELQSGIPREGIRLEQEKVPFSRLKSILDYLRENEMFATIRTS; encoded by the coding sequence ATGAGCTGGACGTCAGCAGAGGAGGTCCGCAAAAAGATTGAACGTCGCTGGAAACGCGGCGAGATCCTTCGTGCTCTCATAGGCTTGGAGAGTCCCTTCCCCCTGCGCCTCAGCTTGAGCGTGCCGTCGCCTCGAGAAATGGCTCTGGAATTTGGTCGAGCTCAAGAATGGATCACTTCTCTGCGGGCTCTAAGCGGCACTCGACTGGAGTGGCGCTCAATGCGCAGTCAGATTTTGGGACAACAGGAGATTCCGGCGGCCGTCTGGATTGACCGGGCGGAGGAAGCCGTTTTGTTCCTGGAGGTGCAGGACGATGCGAAATGCTTCCGCGCACTACAAGCCGCCACGACAGCACTTGTTCCGGAGGTTTTGCCTTGGCTTGGAGCGAACCCTTTCCAGGTGTTGGCACTCAACGCTGATTGGGGACTGATTCTGCAAGTTGTGGCATGGATGAAGACACGTTCGGCACAGAAAATCTATACAAGGCAAATCGATCTTCCTGGGGTCGATACGAAATTTGTCGAACTTCACGCCGGAGTGCTGGCAGAGCTATTCGAATTAGTTACAGATCATTCCATGGAGGGGATGCCAAATGAGTCAACCGACTTCCATGCAAGATTCGGATTTCTGCGTGAGCTACCCCGCGTCCGTTTTCGCGTTTTGGATCCAGAAATTCGTTTCGCGCTTCTTCCTAATAAACCTGATGTCGAGCTAGATGCGGAAAGCTTCGCAGCCTTGCGACTACCGCTTAAACGCGTCTTCGTCACCGAAAACAAAACGAACTTCCTCGCCTTTCCGGAATTCGAAGACTCCATCGTTGTGTTTGGATCTGGTTATGGGATGAGAGCGTTTGGACTCGCGCAATGGGTTCATCAACTGCCGTTGTACTACTGGGGTGATATCGATACACACGGTTTCGCTATTCTCAATGAATTGAGAACTGTGTTCCCGCATGCTCAATCTTTCCTGATGGATCGTGAGACTCTATTCAATCACCAAAATTCATGGACCACTGAGCTCACGCCGGTCAAGCACTCGCTGAAGCTTCTGAACCCGGACGAGATGGCACTATTCATGGAATTACAATCAGGCATTCCACGCGAGGGAATTCGCTTGGAGCAAGAGAAAGTGCCCTTTTCGCGGTTGAAGAGCATTTTGGATTACCTACGCGAGAACGAAATGTTTGCGACAATCCGCACTTCCTGA
- a CDS encoding DUF4194 domain-containing protein, translating into MSEVKQQDWVGSPSPGLTSLLITLLKGVLYRDQESMLWSALLNFRSQASDYVGQLGLDLLLDEAEGYAFLRSRAVTPGEEEKIPRLIARRPLSFYDSLLLALLRKKLAEFDAVGIESRLVLKLDEILDLIQLFLPERSDEIRLHQRVEQSAQRLQEMGFMRKLNSSSEPPTFEVRRVIKAFVDAQWLSGLEDSLASYRAHAIGPQTN; encoded by the coding sequence GTGAGTGAAGTGAAACAACAGGACTGGGTAGGCAGTCCCAGTCCAGGGCTGACGTCTTTATTAATCACACTTTTGAAGGGCGTCCTGTACCGCGATCAAGAATCCATGCTTTGGAGCGCACTCCTCAATTTCCGATCGCAGGCGTCTGACTATGTAGGCCAGCTGGGGCTGGATCTGCTCCTTGATGAGGCGGAAGGCTATGCGTTCCTTCGCAGCAGGGCGGTCACGCCTGGTGAGGAGGAGAAAATCCCTCGCCTCATTGCACGTCGCCCTCTCTCATTTTATGACAGTCTTCTTCTCGCATTGCTGCGAAAGAAATTGGCCGAATTCGATGCCGTAGGTATCGAAAGCCGCCTCGTGCTCAAGCTGGACGAAATCCTGGATTTGATCCAGCTTTTTCTGCCCGAGCGGAGTGATGAAATAAGGCTTCACCAACGGGTAGAACAAAGTGCCCAGCGGCTGCAGGAGATGGGTTTCATGCGTAAGCTAAACTCCAGCAGCGAGCCTCCGACTTTCGAAGTACGTCGTGTTATCAAGGCATTTGTAGACGCGCAATGGCTGAGTGGTTTGGAAGATTCTCTTGCAAGCTACAGAGCCCATGCCATAGGACCGCAGACTAACTAA
- a CDS encoding ATP-binding protein, producing METVEQSIPFSDSPSSTVPRLGYRLQHLEVLNWGTFDRKVWTLKLNGNNTLLTGDIGSGKSTLVDAVTTLLLPSNRIAYNKAAGAENKERSLRTYVLGHYKSERSEETGTAKPVALRKHGNYSVILGVFRNEGYDETTTLAQVLWFKDAQSQPERFYVTAERELSIAGEFGNIGPDMSQLRKRLRGLAGVEIYDTFAAYSASFRRRFHVSSDQAWELFHQTVSMKSVGNLTDFVREHMLQAPEVAERIADLLANFEDLTRAHAAVEKAKAQVDMLVPLVADCDLYEEQTAELRILKDCRENLKAYFAQSKIQLLDQRLEHLARELEKLAARKERRLEQKARELEHVQRLKQAVSEEGGDRLEQIDVELRVQEVERSKRQRRADGYAEKILSLGGIIPADEAGFEEQQGQLSAMRERAIEEEARLQNEWVELQMVFRKEYEEHQHLSEEIASLRLRPSNIPGFYVQIRARLADALGVPPDDLPFAGELLQVRSGEEQWEGALERVLNGLALSLLVSEENYGCVSQWVNDNHLNGRLVYLRTLSGWQVKRTEALQPNSSVNKVLVKANTKFTAWLQTRLRDRHDYACCVSQDEFVRTSRGISLTGQIKEDGTRHIKDDRFRLDDRSRYVLGWSNEAKIGALESRKERLEKQLQDIGQELSILESRRRTEGQKKEAVAALREFRSFSDLDWQSCERTIGRLRDERLRLESASDKLVELRGQLSDAEAMLEATGDALLLFEREIGKAETKRDSAQGLKAQAELLLVQIDDALRERIEKVIDEVIEDTALSVESCDGHEHTVRNEFQRRMDAEAKHQGRLKDRILLAMEKFKSAYKLETNDFDANVEAQSEYRKFLEQLRFHDLPKFEERFRLELRTNSIRRIALFHAKLHEEAEEIRTRIKLINDSLVEIEYNRGRYIELIQQPTFHPEVRQFRDDLRACIDNEMHGSTDDQYAEAKFEQVKRILDRLRGRPETAEPDRRWKDMVTDVRNWFQFSASEKWLEDDREFDHFSDSSGKSGGQKEKLAYTVLAASVAYQFGLEWVEDLSRSFRFVVIDEAFGRGSDESAEFGLKLFGKLNLQLMIVTPLQKTHVIEPYISSVAFVENRSGKSSTVLNLSIEEHRRQKAARLS from the coding sequence ATGGAAACAGTCGAGCAATCCATTCCATTTAGCGATTCGCCTTCCTCCACGGTGCCGCGCCTTGGATATCGGCTGCAACATTTGGAAGTGCTGAACTGGGGCACGTTTGACCGGAAGGTCTGGACTCTGAAGCTCAACGGCAACAACACGTTGCTGACCGGCGACATTGGCTCCGGGAAGTCTACCCTTGTCGACGCCGTTACGACACTGTTGCTGCCATCGAACCGCATAGCCTACAACAAAGCTGCCGGTGCAGAGAACAAGGAGCGCTCCCTTCGGACGTACGTGCTAGGGCACTATAAGTCGGAGCGCAGCGAAGAGACAGGCACTGCAAAACCAGTCGCACTGCGGAAGCATGGGAACTATTCGGTGATCCTGGGCGTGTTTCGCAATGAGGGCTATGACGAAACCACCACACTTGCTCAAGTATTGTGGTTCAAGGACGCGCAATCACAGCCTGAACGGTTCTATGTCACCGCCGAACGCGAGCTTTCAATCGCAGGCGAGTTTGGAAACATTGGCCCGGATATGAGCCAGTTGCGTAAGAGGCTTCGCGGATTAGCTGGGGTAGAGATATATGACACGTTTGCGGCGTATTCCGCCTCGTTTCGTCGGCGATTCCATGTTTCCAGCGATCAGGCGTGGGAACTGTTCCATCAAACCGTATCAATGAAATCTGTTGGAAATCTGACAGATTTCGTGCGGGAGCATATGCTACAGGCGCCCGAGGTCGCCGAACGGATCGCAGACCTGCTGGCGAATTTCGAAGATCTCACTCGGGCACATGCCGCCGTCGAAAAGGCGAAAGCGCAGGTTGATATGCTCGTGCCGCTAGTAGCGGATTGTGATCTGTATGAAGAGCAAACAGCGGAACTGCGAATCCTAAAGGATTGTCGGGAGAATCTTAAGGCCTACTTTGCTCAGAGCAAGATTCAACTGCTTGACCAAAGACTGGAGCACCTGGCCCGTGAACTCGAGAAGTTGGCGGCGCGGAAGGAGAGGCGGCTGGAGCAGAAGGCGAGGGAGCTGGAACATGTGCAGCGCTTGAAGCAGGCTGTATCGGAGGAAGGAGGAGATCGACTTGAGCAAATCGATGTCGAACTTCGCGTCCAGGAAGTTGAGCGCTCCAAAAGGCAGAGAAGAGCGGACGGTTACGCGGAGAAGATTCTTAGCCTGGGCGGCATAATACCGGCGGACGAAGCAGGATTTGAAGAGCAACAGGGCCAGCTCTCTGCGATGCGAGAACGGGCCATCGAAGAGGAAGCTCGCCTGCAGAACGAGTGGGTTGAACTCCAAATGGTTTTTCGAAAGGAATACGAGGAGCACCAGCACCTCAGCGAGGAGATCGCGAGTCTGCGCCTTCGGCCTAGTAATATTCCCGGGTTCTACGTCCAGATCCGAGCACGACTTGCCGATGCCCTCGGTGTTCCTCCGGACGATTTACCTTTCGCAGGAGAACTCCTGCAGGTGCGCTCAGGTGAAGAGCAATGGGAAGGCGCTCTGGAGCGTGTGCTCAATGGACTCGCTCTTTCACTGCTGGTCTCAGAAGAAAACTACGGATGTGTTTCGCAATGGGTAAACGACAACCACCTCAACGGCCGGCTAGTGTATCTTCGAACGCTTTCTGGTTGGCAGGTAAAGCGGACGGAAGCTCTGCAGCCGAACTCCTCGGTGAACAAGGTGTTGGTAAAGGCAAATACGAAATTCACCGCATGGCTGCAAACGAGATTGCGTGACAGGCATGATTACGCTTGTTGCGTAAGCCAGGATGAGTTCGTGCGGACTTCTCGCGGGATCTCTTTGACCGGACAAATCAAGGAGGACGGCACGCGTCATATAAAAGACGATCGTTTCCGTCTGGACGATAGAAGCCGGTATGTACTCGGCTGGAGCAATGAAGCGAAGATTGGGGCTTTGGAGTCCAGGAAGGAAAGGTTGGAAAAACAGCTCCAGGACATCGGCCAGGAACTTTCAATCCTGGAATCTCGCCGCCGTACTGAGGGGCAAAAGAAGGAAGCCGTCGCCGCTTTGCGAGAGTTCAGGAGCTTTTCCGATCTTGATTGGCAGAGCTGCGAGCGGACGATTGGGCGGCTTAGAGACGAGAGGCTACGGCTCGAAAGTGCTAGCGATAAACTAGTAGAACTCCGAGGTCAGCTCTCTGATGCGGAGGCAATGCTGGAGGCCACAGGAGATGCTCTCCTGCTTTTTGAGCGCGAAATCGGTAAAGCAGAAACAAAGCGCGATTCTGCTCAAGGCCTCAAGGCACAGGCCGAGTTACTGCTAGTTCAGATTGACGATGCACTGCGAGAACGTATCGAGAAAGTAATCGACGAGGTCATCGAAGATACGGCCTTAAGCGTCGAATCGTGCGACGGTCACGAGCACACGGTCCGAAATGAATTTCAGCGCCGTATGGACGCTGAAGCAAAACATCAGGGCAGACTCAAAGACCGCATCCTGCTTGCGATGGAAAAGTTCAAGAGTGCATACAAGCTGGAGACGAATGACTTCGACGCCAACGTGGAGGCGCAAAGCGAATATCGCAAGTTCCTCGAACAGTTGCGATTCCACGATTTACCGAAATTCGAAGAACGATTTCGGTTGGAACTCCGGACGAACTCCATCCGGCGGATTGCACTGTTCCACGCAAAGCTCCACGAAGAAGCTGAAGAGATCAGGACCCGTATCAAGCTTATCAACGATTCGCTCGTCGAGATCGAATACAACCGCGGCCGTTATATCGAACTGATCCAACAACCTACGTTCCATCCAGAAGTGCGTCAATTTCGAGACGACCTTCGGGCCTGCATAGACAATGAGATGCATGGTTCCACCGACGACCAGTATGCTGAAGCAAAATTCGAGCAGGTGAAGCGCATCCTGGACCGCCTACGGGGACGTCCCGAAACCGCTGAGCCCGATCGCCGGTGGAAGGACATGGTGACTGACGTTCGCAATTGGTTTCAGTTTTCCGCGAGCGAGAAATGGCTTGAGGATGATCGTGAGTTCGATCATTTTTCTGACTCGAGTGGCAAATCAGGTGGTCAGAAGGAAAAGTTGGCGTATACAGTCCTAGCCGCTAGTGTCGCCTATCAGTTCGGCCTGGAATGGGTCGAAGACCTCTCTCGCTCCTTTCGCTTTGTAGTAATTGACGAGGCGTTCGGTCGCGGATCGGATGAATCGGCAGAATTCGGACTCAAGCTGTTCGGCAAGTTAAACTTGCAGTTGATGATCGTTACGCCCTTGCAGAAAACGCATGTCATCGAACCATATATATCGAGTGTCGCGTTTGTGGAGAACCGGAGCGGCAAGTCGTCGACCGTGCTCAACCTATCTATCGAGGAACATCGCAGACAGAAAGCCGCACGTCTTTCATGA